A genomic segment from Halodesulfovibrio sp. MK-HDV encodes:
- a CDS encoding patatin family protein: MQSTVTAGLVLEGGGLRGNFSAGVLRHFMDMRFSFSSLYGVSMGACNGANLISNQPERNRIANIRFVNDKRYLSFLRLLKGGDLFGMDFIFEDMPLHIVPIDYETFKNNPIKFWIGVTDCYTGEAVMFEKSMLGSRENVLTIMRASASLPLIAKPVEYNGSVYMDGGIANFIPLQQCLEHGEKPVLVLTQPEGYRKHASKSLALCKWRYPQFPGLIRVLEHRHEAYNDQLAVIEAKEKQGEIFVIRPESTLGVGRVCRDQRKLYQLYDDGYAMALKHTAALQEFLSA, from the coding sequence ATGCAATCAACTGTTACCGCCGGACTTGTTCTTGAAGGCGGAGGACTTCGGGGAAATTTCTCTGCTGGTGTACTTCGGCATTTTATGGACATGCGTTTTTCGTTTTCTTCCTTGTACGGGGTATCTATGGGGGCATGTAACGGTGCCAATCTTATTTCCAACCAGCCGGAGCGAAACAGAATAGCAAATATACGTTTTGTTAACGACAAAAGGTACCTAAGCTTTTTACGTCTGTTAAAAGGCGGCGATTTGTTCGGAATGGATTTCATTTTTGAAGATATGCCATTGCACATCGTACCGATTGATTATGAAACGTTTAAAAACAATCCGATCAAATTTTGGATAGGTGTAACTGATTGCTATACCGGTGAAGCCGTGATGTTTGAAAAGAGCATGCTTGGAAGTCGGGAGAACGTGCTGACTATTATGCGGGCATCGGCAAGCTTGCCGCTTATTGCCAAGCCTGTGGAATATAACGGCTCGGTGTATATGGATGGTGGCATTGCGAACTTTATCCCGCTTCAGCAGTGTCTGGAGCATGGTGAAAAGCCGGTTTTGGTTCTTACGCAACCGGAAGGTTATCGCAAACATGCCAGCAAATCGTTAGCACTATGTAAATGGCGGTATCCACAATTTCCAGGATTGATCAGAGTGCTGGAGCATCGCCATGAAGCATATAATGATCAACTGGCAGTAATCGAGGCGAAGGAAAAGCAGGGCGAAATCTTTGTGATTCGGCCTGAAAGTACTCTTGGCGTCGGGCGTGTTTGCCGCGATCAGCGTAAGTTGTATCAATTGTATGATGATGGCTATGCGATGGCACTAAAGCATACAGCTGCCTTACAGGAATTTCTTTCAGCATAA